A stretch of the bacterium genome encodes the following:
- a CDS encoding transcriptional regulator, which produces MARAKNPAPARPERERLSPLIHGRVRLMLLSRLVAMPTAHTFTDLRAALRLTDGVLSVNLTKLEAGGLVSVEKTFEGRRPRTLVRITAQGVAQFRQYVQDLKAIVPGLAGR; this is translated from the coding sequence ATGGCGCGAGCCAAGAACCCCGCCCCGGCCCGGCCGGAGCGGGAACGGCTGTCGCCGCTCATCCACGGCCGGGTCAGGCTCATGCTCCTGTCCCGGCTCGTCGCCATGCCCACCGCCCACACTTTCACCGACCTGCGGGCGGCCCTGCGCCTGACCGACGGCGTGCTGTCGGTCAACCTCACCAAACTCGAGGCCGGCGGGCTGGTGAGCGTCGAGAAGACGTTCGAAGGGCGCCGTCCGCGCACGCTCGTGCGCATCACCGCCCAGGGCGTGGCCCAGTTCCGCCAATATGTCCAGGACCTGAAGGCCATCGTGCCGGGACTCGCCGGTCGCTGA
- the rocD gene encoding ornithine--oxo-acid transaminase, with protein MKTDKLIAIEDQFGAHNYHPLDIVIRKAEGVWVEDVEGKRYMDFLAAYSAVNQGHCHPRLVKALKKQAAKVTLTSRAFRNDQLPHFCEEVCALTGFPKVLPMNSGAEAVETAVKAARKWGEKVKGIAKDKCEIIVCADNFHGRTTTIVSFSTDEQYRDGFGPFTPGFVIIPYGDAKALAAAVTENTAAFLVEPIQGEAGIKLPPEGFLKQAEKICRDNNVLLICDEIQSGLGRTGKMFAFQHEDVQPDGVIVGKALSGGFYPVSAFLSREDVMGVFNPGDHGSTFGGNPLGMAVAREAMKVLVEEELIENSAKLGPWFMAKLQEMKYKSIKQVRGRGLWIGVVLDRKARPYCEALMKEGMLCKETHENVIRLAPPLNITKAELNMAVRRIDKVFRKLEG; from the coding sequence TTGAAGACCGACAAGCTCATCGCCATCGAAGACCAGTTCGGAGCCCACAACTATCACCCGCTGGACATCGTCATCCGCAAGGCCGAGGGCGTCTGGGTCGAAGACGTCGAAGGCAAGCGCTACATGGACTTCCTGGCCGCCTACAGCGCCGTCAACCAGGGGCACTGCCATCCGCGCCTGGTGAAGGCGCTGAAGAAGCAGGCAGCGAAGGTGACGCTCACCAGCCGCGCGTTCCGCAACGACCAACTGCCGCACTTCTGCGAGGAAGTGTGCGCGCTGACCGGTTTCCCCAAGGTGCTGCCGATGAACTCGGGCGCCGAGGCCGTGGAGACCGCGGTGAAGGCCGCGCGCAAGTGGGGCGAGAAGGTCAAGGGCATCGCGAAGGACAAGTGCGAGATCATCGTCTGCGCCGACAACTTCCACGGACGCACGACGACCATCGTCAGCTTCTCCACCGACGAGCAGTACCGCGACGGCTTCGGGCCGTTCACGCCGGGCTTCGTGATCATCCCCTACGGCGACGCGAAGGCGCTGGCCGCCGCCGTGACAGAGAATACGGCCGCCTTCCTGGTCGAGCCGATCCAGGGCGAAGCCGGCATCAAGCTGCCGCCCGAGGGATTCCTGAAGCAGGCCGAGAAGATCTGCCGCGACAACAACGTGCTGCTCATCTGCGACGAGATCCAGTCGGGCCTGGGGCGCACCGGGAAAATGTTCGCCTTCCAGCACGAGGATGTGCAGCCCGACGGTGTCATCGTCGGCAAGGCGCTCAGCGGCGGCTTCTATCCCGTGTCGGCGTTCCTCAGCCGCGAGGATGTCATGGGCGTCTTCAATCCCGGCGACCACGGCTCAACCTTCGGCGGCAACCCGTTGGGCATGGCCGTGGCGCGCGAGGCGATGAAGGTGCTGGTGGAAGAGGAACTCATCGAGAACAGCGCGAAGCTCGGTCCCTGGTTCATGGCCAAGCTGCAGGAGATGAAGTACAAGAGCATCAAGCAGGTGCGTGGCCGCGGGCTGTGGATCGGCGTGGTGCTCGATCGCAAGGCCCGCCCCTACTGCGAGGCGCTGATGAAGGAAGGCATGCTCTGCAAGGAGACGCACGAGAACGTCATCCGGCTGGCGCCGCCGCTGAACATCACGAAGGCCGAGCTGAACATGGCTGTTCGGCGCATCGACAAGGTCTTCCGCAAGCTCGAAGGCTGA
- a CDS encoding VCBS repeat-containing protein, whose amino-acid sequence MKALGNVAMFAAMFALAWVPTSPADVIQTDWSGGGGLTGPVTDWTRRFDAAAGVSWLAVPGQVALASQAVVPAVPHLLADAQDGAFGIDGVDIDGDGDTDIVTASETSGDLLVWINDGAGTPTFTPHPVDDAYGEVAAASAADLDGDGDLDLVATTGAIGSRITCYLNGGGSPPAWTPVNLETNWSQAWEIATGDVDGDGHIDVIGTNLTLGDVVWWRNDGNVPMGWTRHVVDAAVNGAHSARAGDIDGDGRADILATGTTSQQVAWWRNEGGDPVTWTKYVITTGFFGGRSVRLGDIDGDGDLDALACGFDARVLWFANLGGNPVAWSAQLITGALGQAHQVQLADISGDGRLDVVVAGYGGNAVAWFENGGGTMPIAWTRRNVDTALPRPLAVGTGDVDGDGALEVLASSNTTDLFRWYDTSTFVGAGELTGSILDAGAGGALTLDWVAEVPAGAELQFVVRGGEAPEALGPWSAPISTPGTQLEPLGRYVQYKVLLASADPAVSPQLSEVAVRQSLAPVPGVEQGMELGVFPNPANPRAVITFDLPRADEVRLELFDLRGNLVRRLVEGPHAAGRHAAAWDGTDDGGRAVASGSYFARLATPQGTLRTRVTLLR is encoded by the coding sequence ATGAAAGCGCTCGGAAATGTCGCCATGTTCGCAGCCATGTTCGCCCTGGCCTGGGTGCCCACGAGCCCGGCCGATGTCATCCAGACCGACTGGTCGGGCGGGGGCGGCCTGACGGGGCCGGTCACGGATTGGACGCGTCGATTCGATGCGGCAGCCGGCGTCTCGTGGCTGGCGGTGCCGGGTCAGGTCGCGCTTGCCTCGCAGGCCGTGGTGCCGGCCGTGCCGCACCTGCTGGCCGATGCCCAGGACGGGGCGTTCGGGATCGACGGTGTCGATATCGACGGTGACGGCGACACCGACATCGTCACCGCTTCGGAGACCAGCGGCGACCTGCTGGTCTGGATCAATGACGGCGCCGGCACGCCGACCTTCACGCCCCATCCGGTCGACGATGCGTACGGCGAAGTCGCGGCCGCCAGCGCCGCCGACCTGGACGGCGACGGCGACCTGGACCTGGTGGCCACCACCGGGGCCATCGGCAGCCGCATCACCTGCTATCTGAACGGGGGCGGCTCGCCGCCGGCGTGGACGCCGGTGAACCTCGAAACGAACTGGAGCCAGGCCTGGGAGATCGCCACCGGCGACGTGGACGGCGACGGCCACATCGACGTGATCGGCACCAACCTGACCCTGGGCGACGTTGTGTGGTGGCGCAACGACGGCAACGTGCCGATGGGTTGGACACGCCACGTCGTCGACGCGGCGGTCAATGGCGCCCACTCGGCGCGGGCCGGCGATATCGACGGCGACGGGCGGGCCGACATCCTGGCCACCGGCACCACGTCGCAGCAGGTGGCCTGGTGGCGCAACGAGGGTGGCGATCCCGTCACCTGGACCAAGTACGTGATCACCACCGGGTTCTTCGGCGGGCGTTCGGTGCGGCTGGGCGACATCGACGGTGACGGCGACCTCGACGCGCTTGCCTGCGGTTTCGATGCGCGGGTCCTGTGGTTCGCGAACCTCGGCGGCAATCCGGTGGCGTGGTCGGCGCAGTTGATCACCGGCGCCCTGGGGCAGGCGCACCAGGTCCAGCTGGCCGACATCAGCGGTGACGGGCGGCTGGACGTCGTCGTGGCGGGCTACGGCGGCAACGCCGTGGCCTGGTTCGAGAACGGCGGGGGCACCATGCCCATTGCCTGGACACGGCGCAATGTCGATACGGCCCTGCCGCGGCCGCTTGCCGTGGGCACGGGCGATGTGGACGGTGACGGCGCCCTGGAGGTGCTCGCCTCGTCCAACACCACCGATCTCTTCCGCTGGTACGACACGTCGACGTTTGTCGGCGCGGGTGAACTGACCGGGAGCATCCTCGACGCCGGCGCCGGTGGCGCGCTCACGCTGGACTGGGTCGCCGAGGTGCCTGCCGGCGCCGAGCTGCAGTTCGTCGTGCGCGGCGGCGAGGCCCCCGAGGCGCTGGGGCCGTGGTCGGCGCCCATCTCCACGCCCGGCACCCAGCTTGAACCGCTCGGGCGCTACGTGCAGTACAAGGTGCTGCTGGCCTCGGCCGACCCGGCCGTTTCACCACAGCTGTCCGAGGTGGCGGTACGCCAGTCGCTCGCGCCGGTGCCTGGAGTGGAACAGGGAATGGAGCTGGGTGTCTTTCCCAATCCGGCCAATCCGCGCGCGGTGATCACCTTCGACCTGCCGCGCGCCGACGAAGTGCGACTCGAGCTGTTCGACCTGCGGGGCAATCTCGTGCGAAGGCTGGTTGAGGGGCCGCACGCTGCGGGGCGC
- a CDS encoding endonuclease — MAETSGNTMLTTAQVNSYAPGVLPAAAVLTTGEAIAEDWEGVLVQVVDASCTLSAAATPRWEVTNTGGAIAVDDLAVSPNLVQGTRYTITGPVSGNSTADGVVPRSAADIVFVGDTYVPLIVAVVPAGTTSLQVKFSEPVAAATANVAGNYLVSGCTVLGAALVPGQPETVALTLTVMGTGSHTLTVGGVADLYGNVVSGAQVVFSYYGGNIPAGYYASAEGLVGAPLQAALESIIDGHQSVSYDGLWTAFYTTDDKPNGKVWDMYSDIPDGIPPYEYTFGVDQGGQAGSEGTGYNREHSWPASWYGSTSPMYTDLFMVYPTDNDVNNLRSNYPFGEVGVPTETTLNGSKLGPCAYPGYSGTVFEPIDAYKGDFARAYFYMTTRYYLQDASWPGSPMTDGAVLLPWAEAMLLEWNTADPVSTKEIDRNEAVYAIQGNRNPFIDRPDFVQKVFQPELSPVPQPVLTEAVVLHQNVPNPFNPSTVIRYELTSPVEVELQVYDLAGHLVDTIFAGPESAGRHEATWQGRDEAGRSVATGVYFYRLRAGSEVQTRRMVLSK, encoded by the coding sequence GTGGCCGAGACCAGCGGCAACACGATGCTCACCACGGCCCAGGTCAACAGCTATGCGCCGGGCGTGCTGCCTGCGGCCGCCGTGCTGACCACGGGCGAAGCCATCGCCGAGGACTGGGAAGGCGTGCTCGTGCAGGTGGTGGACGCCTCCTGCACGCTGAGCGCCGCTGCGACCCCGCGCTGGGAGGTCACGAACACCGGCGGCGCCATCGCCGTCGACGACCTGGCGGTCTCGCCGAACCTGGTGCAGGGCACGCGCTACACGATCACCGGGCCCGTCAGCGGCAACAGCACAGCTGACGGCGTGGTGCCGCGCAGCGCCGCGGACATCGTCTTCGTCGGTGACACCTACGTGCCGCTGATCGTGGCGGTCGTGCCGGCCGGTACGACCAGCCTGCAGGTGAAGTTCTCCGAGCCGGTCGCCGCGGCCACGGCCAATGTGGCCGGCAACTACCTCGTGAGCGGGTGCACGGTCCTCGGTGCGGCGCTCGTCCCCGGCCAGCCCGAGACCGTGGCGCTGACCCTGACCGTGATGGGCACCGGCAGCCACACGCTCACCGTGGGCGGCGTCGCGGACCTGTACGGCAACGTCGTGAGCGGCGCGCAGGTCGTGTTCAGCTACTACGGCGGGAACATCCCGGCGGGCTATTACGCGTCGGCTGAAGGCCTGGTCGGCGCGCCGCTGCAGGCCGCCCTCGAGAGCATCATCGACGGCCACCAGTCGGTCAGCTACGACGGCCTGTGGACGGCGTTCTATACCACCGACGACAAGCCCAACGGCAAGGTCTGGGACATGTACTCGGACATCCCCGACGGCATACCGCCCTACGAGTACACGTTCGGCGTCGACCAGGGCGGCCAGGCCGGGAGCGAGGGCACCGGCTACAACCGCGAGCACTCGTGGCCGGCCAGCTGGTACGGGTCCACGTCGCCCATGTACACGGACCTGTTCATGGTCTACCCGACCGACAACGACGTGAACAACCTGCGCAGCAACTATCCGTTCGGCGAGGTCGGCGTCCCCACCGAGACGACGCTCAACGGCAGCAAGCTGGGACCGTGCGCCTACCCGGGCTACAGCGGGACCGTGTTCGAGCCCATCGATGCCTACAAGGGCGACTTCGCGCGGGCCTATTTCTACATGACCACGCGCTACTACCTGCAGGACGCCAGCTGGCCGGGCAGCCCCATGACCGACGGCGCCGTGCTGTTGCCCTGGGCCGAGGCGATGCTGCTGGAGTGGAACACCGCCGACCCGGTGAGCACGAAGGAGATCGACCGCAACGAGGCGGTGTACGCCATCCAGGGCAACCGCAATCCGTTCATCGACCGGCCCGATTTCGTGCAGAAGGTCTTCCAGCCCGAACTCAGCCCGGTGCCGCAGCCGGTCCTGACGGAGGCTGTGGTGCTGCACCAGAACGTGCCCAACCCGTTCAACCCGTCGACGGTCATCCGCTACGAGCTGACGTCGCCGGTCGAGGTGGAGCTGCAGGTGTACGACCTGGCCGGTCATCTCGTGGACACGATCTTCGCCGGACCGGAGTCGGCCGGACGCCACGAAGCCACCTGGCAGGGACGCGACGAAGCCGGCCGTTCCGTGGCCACGGGCGTGTACTTCTACCGGCTGCGCGCCGGCAGCGAAGTGCAGACGCGGCGGATGGTGTTGAGCAAGTAG
- a CDS encoding CHRD domain-containing protein yields the protein MLALAAVLALGAPVVANAAVVSYTATLSGAAESPPNASMGTGFAQVDIDPVAHTMNVFITFEGLSGVTTACHIHGPTTVAGTGTAGVATTTPTFPGFPAGVSAGMYDQLFDTTLTASFNGSFVANNGGTAATAEAALFQAITDGKAYVNVHSNLFPGGEIRGFLTAAATPTDLSSWGQVKSLYR from the coding sequence ATGCTGGCGCTGGCGGCCGTACTGGCGCTCGGCGCGCCGGTCGTTGCGAACGCCGCCGTCGTCTCCTACACCGCCACGTTGAGCGGTGCTGCCGAATCGCCGCCCAACGCCTCGATGGGTACGGGCTTCGCGCAGGTCGACATTGATCCCGTCGCCCATACGATGAACGTGTTCATCACCTTTGAAGGCCTGTCGGGCGTGACCACCGCCTGCCATATCCACGGACCGACCACCGTGGCCGGCACGGGGACGGCGGGCGTCGCCACCACGACGCCGACGTTCCCCGGATTCCCGGCGGGCGTGTCGGCCGGCATGTACGACCAGCTCTTCGATACGACCCTCACCGCGAGCTTCAACGGCTCCTTCGTGGCCAACAACGGCGGCACTGCCGCGACGGCTGAGGCCGCCCTGTTCCAGGCCATCACCGACGGCAAGGCCTACGTCAACGTCCACAGCAACCTGTTCCCCGGCGGCGAGATCCGCGGCTTCCTGACCGCGGCCGCCACGCCGACCGACCTGTCCAGTTGGGGGCAGGTGAAGTCGCTCTATCGTTAA